In Pseudomonas oryzicola, one DNA window encodes the following:
- a CDS encoding MaoC family dehydratase: MSVVEKYWDDAREGDECISPSYTVTRERILAYADLTGDHTPVHVDEAYANASHFGCLVAHGLFGLSIADGLKTQCEYRFVPGMSLGWTWDFVLPIKVDDVLHVRMRVGAMRPSNSRLGWGIVVLPSELINQHGEVVQRGEHRLMVPRRAQA, encoded by the coding sequence ATGAGCGTGGTGGAAAAATACTGGGACGATGCCCGCGAAGGCGATGAATGCATCAGCCCCAGCTACACCGTGACCCGCGAACGCATCCTGGCCTACGCCGACCTCACCGGTGACCACACCCCGGTGCATGTCGACGAGGCGTATGCCAATGCAAGCCATTTCGGCTGCCTGGTTGCCCATGGCCTGTTCGGCTTGTCGATCGCCGACGGCCTGAAGACCCAGTGCGAGTACCGCTTCGTGCCGGGCATGTCGCTGGGCTGGACCTGGGACTTCGTGCTGCCGATCAAGGTCGACGATGTGCTGCACGTGCGCATGCGCGTGGGGGCGATGCGCCCGAGCAACAGCCGCCTGGGCTGGGGCATCGTGGTCTTGCCATCGGAACTGATCAACCAGCACGGCGAGGTCGTGCAGCGTGGCGAGCACCGGCTGATGGTACCGCGGAGGGCGCAGGCATGA
- a CDS encoding CaiB/BaiF CoA transferase family protein — MSQALPLAGIRVIDYSHFLAGPYVGRCLAALGAEVIKVERPGSGDAGRQHAFTLDDQQSGYFLQLNMGKQGVSVNMKDPRGKAFMQRLTDSADVFIENYRPGALDKLGLGYAELAARNPRLVYCSISAYGHTGPDAHRAGFGLIAEAKSGIMQMVGVPGEAPPLLRISLGDMYTGIHAVAAINAALLGRVNSGRGQHIDMALYDTLVSMHEYAVQCYTLSDGTVLPEQTGHDMPTSTLYGVFRAADGDLVIAAQVDDAWKRFAAMLEANGGPPGFGNDSRYHSLNGRNAHRQAILAVVRDWVGARRVADVLQLLDAVDIPSAKVQRIDEVVADPQIQARGMVLEQQHPRYGTLRLPNLPFRFSDCDTTIRQVAPDLGQHNAEVAAGLGFSPEEITAMQADGVLFTHGDTP, encoded by the coding sequence ATGAGCCAGGCACTGCCATTGGCGGGTATCCGCGTCATCGACTACAGCCACTTCCTCGCCGGGCCCTACGTGGGCCGCTGCCTGGCAGCGCTGGGAGCCGAGGTGATCAAGGTCGAACGGCCCGGCAGCGGCGATGCCGGCCGCCAGCACGCGTTCACCCTGGACGATCAGCAGAGCGGCTACTTCCTGCAGCTGAACATGGGCAAGCAAGGCGTCAGCGTGAACATGAAGGACCCCCGCGGCAAGGCGTTCATGCAGCGCCTGACCGACTCGGCCGACGTGTTCATCGAAAACTACCGCCCCGGTGCCCTGGACAAACTGGGCCTGGGCTATGCCGAGCTGGCGGCGCGCAACCCGCGCCTGGTGTACTGCTCGATCTCCGCCTACGGCCACACCGGGCCGGATGCCCACCGCGCCGGCTTCGGGCTGATCGCCGAGGCCAAGAGCGGGATCATGCAGATGGTCGGCGTGCCGGGCGAAGCGCCGCCGTTGCTGCGCATTTCCCTGGGCGACATGTACACCGGCATCCATGCCGTGGCGGCGATCAATGCGGCGCTGCTGGGCCGGGTCAACAGTGGCCGCGGCCAGCACATCGACATGGCCCTGTACGACACGCTGGTGTCGATGCATGAGTACGCGGTGCAGTGCTACACCTTGTCCGACGGCACTGTCCTGCCCGAACAGACCGGCCACGACATGCCGACCTCGACCCTGTACGGCGTGTTCCGCGCCGCCGATGGCGACCTGGTGATCGCCGCCCAGGTCGACGATGCCTGGAAACGTTTTGCCGCGATGCTCGAAGCCAACGGTGGCCCACCCGGGTTCGGCAACGATAGCCGCTACCACAGCCTGAACGGGCGCAATGCGCATCGCCAGGCGATCCTCGCCGTGGTCCGTGACTGGGTTGGCGCACGTCGGGTCGCAGATGTGCTGCAACTGCTCGATGCGGTCGATATTCCCAGCGCCAAGGTGCAGCGCATCGACGAGGTGGTGGCCGACCCGCAGATCCAGGCGCGTGGCATGGTGCTGGAGCAGCAGCACCCGCGCTACGGCACCTTGCGCCTGCCGAACCTGCCGTTCCGCTTTTCCGACTGCGATACCACCATCCGCCAGGTGGCCCCGGACCTGGGCCAGCACAATGCCGAAGTGGCCGCCGGGCTTGGTTTCAGCCCTGAAGAAATCACCGCCATGCAGGCAGACGGTGTGCTGTTCACCCACGGAGATACACCATGA
- the aroE gene encoding shikimate dehydrogenase: protein MNDRYAVIGRPINHTKSPLIHGLFAQATRQSLAYGAIEGELAGFEAQVLQFRNEGGLGMNITAPFKLRAFELADQRSERAQLARAANALKFEDDRIFAENFDGIGLLRDIEDNLGEPLANRRVLLLGAGGAVRGALLPFLQAGPRELVLANRDMAKALTLRNELDHPRLRISRYEELQGQAFDIVVNATSASLSGELPPLPDDVLGQTRLAYELAYGKGLTPFLRMAQGQGVARLADGVGMLVEQAAEAFAWWRGVRPETRAVIDRLTIPLA from the coding sequence ATGAACGACCGCTATGCAGTGATCGGCCGGCCGATCAACCACACCAAGTCCCCTTTGATTCATGGTCTGTTCGCCCAGGCCACCAGGCAATCCCTGGCGTACGGTGCCATCGAGGGCGAACTCGCAGGATTCGAGGCTCAGGTGCTGCAGTTCCGCAATGAGGGCGGCTTGGGCATGAACATCACCGCGCCGTTCAAGCTGCGCGCGTTCGAGCTGGCCGACCAGCGCAGCGAACGCGCACAGCTGGCGCGGGCGGCCAATGCGTTGAAGTTCGAGGATGACCGGATCTTCGCCGAAAACTTCGATGGCATTGGCTTGCTGCGCGATATCGAAGACAACCTCGGTGAGCCGTTGGCCAATCGCCGGGTGCTGCTGCTCGGCGCCGGTGGCGCGGTGCGCGGGGCGTTGCTGCCGTTCCTGCAGGCCGGGCCGCGCGAGCTGGTGCTGGCCAACCGCGACATGGCCAAGGCACTGACCTTGCGCAACGAACTGGACCACCCGCGCCTGCGCATAAGCCGCTATGAGGAACTGCAGGGGCAGGCGTTCGACATCGTGGTCAACGCCACCTCCGCTAGCCTCAGCGGTGAGCTGCCACCGCTGCCGGACGATGTGCTGGGCCAGACACGGCTGGCCTACGAACTGGCGTATGGCAAAGGCCTGACGCCGTTCCTGCGCATGGCCCAGGGGCAAGGTGTGGCGCGCCTGGCCGACGGTGTCGGCATGCTGGTGGAGCAAGCGGCGGAAGCCTTTGCCTGGTGGCGCGGAGTGCGCCCGGAAACCCGGGCGGTGATCGACCGCCTGACCATTCCCTTGGCATAG
- a CDS encoding proteasome-type protease: protein MTYCVAMHLADGLVFISDSRTNAGIDQIASFAKLFVFGVAGERLIVLQTAGNLATSQSVVNLLRQRTRGPGPHLLNVATLYDATVLVADTLREVVSRDRSKLSAGIDLSSSFIVGGQIAGDPMAIYNVYAQGNFFQATPDTPFLQLGESKYGRPILDRNLGFHTPLDEALRCGLISFDSTIRSNLSVGMPLDLLVYHKDSLEAPERQRITSDDAYYQQIRRQWSDGLKRLLAELPAPPYG from the coding sequence ATGACCTACTGTGTCGCCATGCACCTGGCGGACGGGCTCGTCTTCATCAGCGATTCACGCACCAATGCAGGCATCGATCAGATCGCCAGCTTTGCCAAGCTGTTCGTGTTCGGCGTAGCGGGCGAGCGCCTGATCGTCCTGCAGACCGCTGGCAACCTGGCAACCTCGCAGTCGGTGGTGAACCTGCTGCGGCAGCGCACCCGCGGGCCCGGCCCCCACTTGCTGAACGTGGCCACGCTGTACGATGCAACGGTACTGGTAGCCGACACCCTGCGCGAAGTGGTCAGCCGGGACCGCAGCAAGTTGTCGGCCGGGATCGACCTGAGCAGTTCGTTCATCGTCGGAGGGCAGATTGCCGGCGATCCGATGGCCATCTACAACGTCTACGCGCAGGGCAATTTCTTCCAGGCCACGCCGGACACACCGTTCCTGCAACTGGGCGAAAGCAAGTACGGCCGACCGATTCTGGACCGCAACCTGGGTTTCCACACACCGCTCGATGAAGCCTTGCGCTGCGGCCTGATCTCGTTCGACTCGACCATTCGCAGCAACCTCTCGGTGGGCATGCCGCTGGACCTGCTGGTGTACCACAAGGACAGCCTGGAAGCGCCGGAACGGCAACGCATCACCAGCGACGATGCCTATTACCAGCAGATCCGCAGGCAGTGGAGCGACGGCTTGAAACGGTTGTTGGCCGAGCTGCCCGCGCCGCCCTATGGCTGA
- a CDS encoding transglutaminase family protein has translation MKLSIRHDTTYSYASDVCNSIQFLRLTPRSSERQRIDAWQLDLPCEVKGQIDPYGNILHVLTLDKPHGHLALTASGQVEIDPECEQEAGDQSPLPFLRGSHLTQADDTLKAFANRHCGEHRDRAALTGLMQGLAEHMPYSPGATSVGTTAIEAFSGAAGVCQDHTHAFLACARSLGIPARYVSGYLCTEDEQHLASHAWAEAWVDGAWYSFDITNRLTRPERHLKLAVGLDYLDACPVRGVRRGGGAESLQASVHVHRQ, from the coding sequence ATGAAACTGTCCATTCGCCACGACACCACCTACAGCTATGCCAGCGACGTGTGCAACAGCATTCAGTTCCTGCGTCTGACGCCGCGCAGCAGCGAGCGCCAGCGCATCGACGCATGGCAACTGGACCTGCCCTGCGAAGTCAAAGGCCAGATCGACCCGTATGGCAACATCCTGCACGTGTTGACCCTCGACAAGCCCCACGGCCACCTGGCCCTGACGGCGAGCGGCCAGGTGGAGATCGACCCGGAATGCGAGCAGGAGGCCGGCGACCAGTCGCCATTGCCGTTCCTGCGCGGCAGCCACCTGACCCAGGCCGATGACACGCTCAAGGCCTTCGCCAACCGCCACTGCGGCGAACACCGCGACCGCGCGGCGCTGACCGGGTTGATGCAAGGGCTGGCCGAGCACATGCCCTACAGCCCGGGCGCGACGTCGGTGGGTACCACCGCCATCGAAGCGTTCAGCGGTGCTGCCGGGGTCTGCCAGGACCACACCCACGCCTTCCTCGCCTGCGCACGCAGCCTGGGGATACCGGCACGCTACGTTTCCGGTTACCTGTGCACCGAAGACGAGCAGCACCTGGCCAGCCATGCCTGGGCCGAAGCCTGGGTCGACGGCGCCTGGTACAGCTTCGACATCACCAACCGCCTGACCCGGCCAGAGCGACACCTGAAGCTGGCAGTGGGCCTGGACTACCTCGACGCCTGCCCGGTCAGGGGCGTGCGCCGTGGCGGCGGTGCCGAATCGCTGCAGGCCAGCGTCCATGTGCACCGCCAGTGA
- a CDS encoding alpha-E domain-containing protein, translating to MLSRTASDLYWMSRYLERAENLARMLEVSYSLSLMPQAGRSDGHAELAMSLLASGTLDDYRRRHGELDSERMLHFFALDATNPSSIYCCLQAARTNAHAVRGRITADMWENINATWIEMRNIAGNGLGRYGISQFCEWVKERSHLFRGATSGTIMRNDAYSFIRLGTFLERADNTLRLLDARYEMFGEASEEVSDDSARGYYQWSALLRALTSYEAFNELYRAAPSARPVSELLLLRVDVPRSLHACIEELDQILASLPGSSRRAAQRMAAELNARLRYTAIDEILEAGLHPWLSDFIGRINQLGQAVHHSYLEVV from the coding sequence ATGCTTTCGAGAACCGCTTCCGACCTGTACTGGATGTCACGCTACCTGGAGCGCGCGGAAAACCTGGCGCGCATGCTCGAGGTCAGTTACTCGCTGTCACTGATGCCCCAGGCCGGGCGCAGTGACGGCCATGCCGAGCTGGCCATGTCGCTGCTGGCATCGGGGACGCTGGACGACTACCGCCGCCGCCACGGCGAGCTCGACAGCGAGCGCATGCTGCACTTCTTCGCCCTCGACGCAACCAACCCCAGCAGCATCTATTGCTGCCTGCAGGCGGCCAGGACCAACGCCCACGCGGTGCGTGGCCGCATCACCGCCGACATGTGGGAGAACATCAACGCGACCTGGATCGAGATGCGCAATATTGCCGGCAATGGCCTCGGCCGTTATGGCATCAGCCAGTTCTGCGAATGGGTCAAGGAACGCTCGCACCTGTTCCGCGGGGCAACGTCGGGCACCATCATGCGCAACGATGCCTACAGCTTCATCCGCCTGGGCACCTTCCTGGAGCGGGCAGACAACACCCTGCGCCTGCTCGATGCCCGCTACGAAATGTTTGGCGAGGCGTCCGAAGAGGTCAGCGACGACTCTGCCCGCGGTTATTACCAGTGGAGTGCCTTGCTGCGCGCGCTGACCTCCTACGAAGCCTTCAACGAGTTGTACCGGGCCGCGCCCAGTGCCCGGCCGGTGTCCGAGTTGCTGTTGCTGCGGGTGGACGTGCCCCGCTCGTTGCACGCCTGCATCGAGGAGCTGGACCAGATCCTTGCCAGTCTGCCAGGCAGCAGCCGCCGCGCCGCCCAGCGCATGGCCGCCGAGCTCAATGCGCGCCTGCGCTACACCGCCATCGACGAAATCCTCGAAGCCGGCTTGCACCCATGGCTGAGCGACTTCATCGGGCGCATCAATCAATTGGGCCAGGCGGTCCACCACTCCTACCTGGAGGTCGTATGA
- a CDS encoding circularly permuted type 2 ATP-grasp protein, giving the protein MSRAFFNEMYETNGSCRPHYQEFARWLANTPMELLEQRRREADLLFHRAGITFTLYGDEQDTERLIPFDIIPRSIRASEWRMVERGCIQRVQALNLFLEDIYHDQRILKAGIIPPEQVLANEGYQIAMQGLGLHRGLYAHIAGVDLVRDGDGSYFVLEDNLRTPSGVSYMLEDRKMMMRLFPELFAAQRIAPIDHYPNLLLDTLKSASPLDNPTAVLLTPGRFNSAYFEHAFLAREMGIELVEGADLFIRDEHVYMRTTAGPQQVDVIYRRLDDDYLDPLSFNPDSMLGVPGLISVYRAGNVVLANAVGTGVADDKSIYPYVDDMIRFYLSEEPILNNVPTWQCRRPADLSHVLAHLPELVVKETQGSGGYGMLVGPASTRAQIDEFRARIKARPHAYIAQPTLCLSTCPTFVDSGIAPRHIDLRPFVLSGSETRLVPGGLTRVALQEGSLVVNSSQGGGTKDTWVVED; this is encoded by the coding sequence ATGTCCCGGGCATTTTTCAATGAAATGTACGAAACGAACGGCAGTTGCCGCCCGCATTACCAGGAGTTCGCCCGCTGGTTGGCCAACACCCCGATGGAGTTGCTGGAACAGCGCCGACGCGAAGCCGACCTGCTGTTCCACCGCGCTGGTATCACCTTCACCTTGTACGGTGACGAACAGGACACCGAGCGCCTGATCCCCTTCGACATCATCCCGCGCAGCATTCGCGCCAGCGAATGGCGCATGGTCGAGCGCGGCTGTATCCAGCGCGTGCAGGCCCTGAACCTGTTCCTGGAGGATATCTACCACGACCAGCGCATCCTCAAGGCCGGCATCATCCCGCCCGAGCAAGTGCTGGCCAACGAGGGCTACCAGATCGCCATGCAGGGCCTGGGGCTGCACCGTGGCCTGTATGCCCATATCGCCGGCGTCGACCTGGTCCGCGATGGCGATGGCAGCTACTTCGTGCTGGAAGACAACCTGCGCACCCCCAGCGGGGTCAGCTACATGCTCGAAGACCGCAAGATGATGATGCGGCTGTTCCCCGAGCTGTTCGCCGCCCAGCGTATCGCCCCGATCGACCACTACCCCAACCTGCTGCTGGACACGCTCAAGAGCGCCAGCCCGCTGGACAACCCGACCGCCGTGCTGCTCACCCCCGGGCGCTTCAACAGCGCCTATTTCGAGCATGCCTTCCTGGCCCGGGAAATGGGCATCGAGCTGGTCGAGGGCGCCGACCTGTTCATCCGCGACGAACATGTCTACATGCGTACCACCGCCGGCCCACAGCAGGTCGACGTGATCTACCGGCGCCTGGACGACGATTACCTCGACCCACTGTCGTTCAACCCTGACTCGATGCTGGGCGTGCCGGGGCTGATCTCGGTGTACCGCGCCGGTAACGTGGTGCTGGCCAACGCCGTGGGCACCGGGGTCGCCGACGACAAGTCGATCTACCCCTATGTCGACGACATGATCCGCTTCTACCTGAGCGAAGAGCCGATACTGAACAACGTCCCCACCTGGCAATGCCGCAGGCCGGCCGACCTGTCGCATGTCCTGGCCCACCTGCCCGAGCTGGTGGTCAAGGAAACCCAGGGCTCCGGTGGCTACGGCATGCTGGTAGGGCCGGCATCGACCCGTGCCCAGATCGACGAGTTCCGCGCCCGCATCAAGGCCCGCCCGCATGCCTACATCGCGCAACCCACCCTGTGCCTGTCCACCTGCCCGACCTTCGTCGACAGCGGCATCGCGCCGCGCCATATCGACCTGCGCCCGTTCGTGCTGTCCGGCAGTGAAACCCGCCTGGTGCCAGGCGGCCTGACCCGTGTGGCCTTGCAGGAAGGCTCGCTGGTGGTCAACTCGTCGCAAGGCGGCGGTACCAAGGACACCTGGGTGGTGGAGGACTGA
- a CDS encoding AraC family transcriptional regulator: MKAQADRSAPSDWVIRSAMPGGVERIEAWFGGHGYDPHRHDTYSIGRTLAGVQSFHYKGALRHGVPGNTLVLHPDEVHDGMAGTDMGFRYRMAYIDPGLIQNVLGGEPLPFIAGGLSCDPRLYSASEAFVQALDHPLETLEAQDALYDLAMALRAVGGKPRGRKRLDYRAAERARAFIMEHLHLGITLEMLEQASGRERWSLSRDFRALYGTSPYRFVTLRRLDCFRRLIVDGFTLVDAALAAGFHDQSHMTRHFTRTYGVPPLRWLERLRPAR, encoded by the coding sequence ATGAAAGCACAAGCAGACCGGTCGGCCCCCTCCGATTGGGTCATCCGCAGCGCCATGCCAGGCGGCGTGGAGCGCATCGAAGCGTGGTTCGGCGGCCATGGCTACGACCCGCATCGTCACGATACCTACTCGATCGGCCGTACCCTGGCCGGTGTGCAGAGCTTTCACTACAAAGGGGCGCTGCGCCACGGTGTGCCTGGCAACACGCTCGTGTTGCACCCTGACGAAGTACATGACGGCATGGCGGGCACCGACATGGGCTTTCGCTACCGCATGGCCTACATCGACCCTGGGCTGATCCAGAACGTGCTGGGCGGCGAGCCGTTGCCTTTCATCGCTGGCGGATTGTCCTGTGACCCGCGCCTGTACAGCGCCAGCGAGGCCTTCGTGCAGGCGTTGGATCATCCTCTGGAAACACTGGAAGCGCAGGACGCCCTGTACGACCTGGCAATGGCGCTGCGTGCGGTCGGCGGCAAGCCACGCGGTCGCAAACGTCTGGACTACCGCGCGGCCGAGCGGGCCAGGGCGTTCATCATGGAGCACCTGCACCTGGGCATCACGCTGGAGATGCTCGAACAGGCCAGCGGGCGTGAGCGGTGGAGCTTGTCACGAGATTTCCGTGCCCTTTACGGCACCAGCCCTTACCGTTTTGTCACGCTACGCCGTCTGGACTGTTTTCGCAGGCTGATCGTGGATGGCTTTACCCTGGTCGACGCCGCCCTCGCTGCCGGTTTTCACGATCAGAGCCACATGACCCGGCACTTCACCCGCACCTACGGCGTACCGCCGCTGCGTTGGCTGGAGCGCTTGCGGCCTGCCCGCTGA
- a CDS encoding cupin domain-containing protein codes for MSEAHQQRVSQPVNLAYKAGLIEQQWSPRVVAEMNDYQFKVVRIEGEFIWHSHPETDEAFLVLEGVLRIDLPHGCVHVNAGELYVVPRGVKHRTAALAEAKLMMIEPRGVLNTGHEGEERTAVNDVWI; via the coding sequence ATGTCCGAAGCCCATCAACAACGCGTGTCACAACCTGTCAACCTGGCCTACAAGGCCGGGTTGATCGAACAACAATGGAGCCCACGGGTGGTCGCGGAAATGAACGACTACCAGTTCAAGGTGGTGCGCATCGAAGGTGAGTTCATCTGGCACTCGCACCCGGAAACCGATGAGGCGTTCCTGGTACTCGAAGGCGTCTTGCGCATCGATCTCCCGCATGGCTGCGTTCATGTGAATGCCGGCGAACTGTATGTGGTGCCGCGCGGCGTCAAGCACAGGACAGCGGCGCTGGCGGAAGCGAAACTGATGATGATCGAACCGCGCGGTGTGTTGAATACCGGTCATGAAGGAGAGGAGCGAACGGCGGTGAATGACGTCTGGATCTGA
- a CDS encoding LysR family transcriptional regulator, giving the protein MSNPDLNLLITLDAVLAEGSVTRAAKRLRLSPSAMSRALARLRETTGDPLLVRAGRGLVPTPRAIELREHVAQLVRDAQEALRPAELLDLETLERTFAVRTSEGFAENFGPALIAHVAQKAPGVRLFFMQKPDKDSKPLRDGIVDLETGVIDLASAPELRGQALFRDNYIGVVRATHPLSRGTITSEKYAAGMHISVSREGLEKGPLDDALLLLGLQRRVVTIVGGFSTALGLARGSDLIATVPERHTASLRDGMYSFPLPFHMPEFTVSLLWHPRFSADPAHRWLRDLILHVCKKGE; this is encoded by the coding sequence ATGTCAAATCCAGACCTCAATCTGCTCATTACCCTCGACGCAGTTCTTGCTGAAGGCAGTGTCACGCGTGCAGCCAAACGCCTACGCCTCAGCCCCTCAGCCATGAGCCGGGCACTTGCGCGGCTTAGAGAAACCACTGGAGATCCGCTTTTAGTCAGGGCGGGACGAGGGCTCGTGCCAACTCCCAGGGCGATCGAGCTGCGTGAGCATGTCGCTCAGCTTGTGCGTGATGCACAGGAAGCTTTGCGGCCAGCGGAGCTCCTTGACCTCGAAACACTGGAGCGGACCTTCGCAGTCAGGACCAGTGAGGGGTTTGCTGAGAATTTTGGTCCGGCCCTTATCGCACATGTTGCGCAAAAGGCACCAGGAGTAAGACTGTTCTTTATGCAGAAGCCGGACAAAGACAGTAAACCATTACGCGATGGAATCGTGGATCTAGAAACCGGCGTCATAGATCTGGCCTCTGCCCCCGAGCTCAGAGGCCAGGCTTTGTTCAGGGACAATTACATTGGCGTGGTACGCGCCACGCATCCACTGAGCCGCGGCACAATCACTTCGGAAAAGTATGCGGCTGGCATGCATATCTCCGTATCACGAGAAGGGTTGGAAAAAGGTCCCTTGGATGACGCGCTGCTGTTGCTCGGGCTGCAACGAAGAGTAGTAACGATAGTCGGTGGCTTTTCGACCGCGTTAGGATTGGCTCGGGGCTCAGACCTCATCGCAACCGTGCCAGAGCGCCATACCGCGAGTTTGCGCGACGGTATGTATAGCTTCCCGCTTCCATTCCATATGCCGGAGTTCACCGTTTCATTGCTTTGGCATCCACGATTCAGTGCAGATCCCGCTCATCGATGGCTTAGAGATTTGATCCTGCACGTTTGCAAGAAAGGTGAATAG
- a CDS encoding MFS transporter — MKRDPAPETGVRAPQPEHAAATEHALDARLLLPAPRHLAAIASVLAALALVVLNTAITNTALPTIAQSLQVPPALSIWIITTNQAALLTTLLPCAALGESLGYRKVFRWGIAIFLAGTLMCAVAPTLSWLIAARLLQGLGGAAIMALAIALLRQVVPSHQLGAAIGWNALVVALSSAAGPALGAAILVVVAWPWLFAVLLPFGLWVMLAAGALPVVDGTARKADLLSMALDAGTFASLVIAAGVITEHPVLAAALLTISAIQLALLVKRERQKEAPLIPLDLLSSNSFRISVIASVLSFAGLTAGLVALPFYLQHGLGQGVLETGLYMIPWPLTVALFAPLASRLANRCSTAWLCSVGGVCLATGLTGAALWPLRENLIILVPLTMLCGVGFSLFNVANNRNMFLAAPKSRSGAAGGMQGTARLLGQTAGAVIMTLLFNLLPADSAPQFALCAGASLNLLAALISTLQGMPRASVSN; from the coding sequence ATGAAACGCGATCCTGCTCCCGAAACCGGCGTCCGCGCCCCACAACCTGAGCATGCTGCCGCAACGGAGCATGCTTTGGATGCGCGCCTACTGCTACCCGCACCGCGGCACCTCGCTGCCATCGCCTCAGTGCTGGCAGCTCTGGCACTCGTGGTACTCAACACCGCAATAACTAATACGGCTCTGCCAACGATTGCCCAATCGCTGCAAGTGCCTCCAGCGTTATCAATCTGGATCATCACCACTAACCAGGCGGCCCTTTTGACCACGTTGCTGCCCTGTGCGGCACTGGGAGAAAGTCTTGGTTACCGCAAGGTATTTCGCTGGGGCATTGCGATTTTTCTGGCTGGTACGCTGATGTGCGCTGTGGCCCCGACGCTCTCCTGGCTGATTGCTGCGCGGTTGCTCCAGGGGCTGGGAGGTGCGGCAATTATGGCTCTCGCCATTGCACTGTTGCGCCAAGTTGTACCGAGCCATCAGTTAGGCGCGGCGATAGGCTGGAATGCACTTGTTGTTGCTCTGTCATCAGCAGCAGGGCCCGCCTTGGGAGCTGCGATTCTCGTCGTGGTCGCCTGGCCATGGCTGTTTGCTGTTCTGCTCCCTTTCGGGCTCTGGGTAATGCTAGCGGCTGGCGCACTACCGGTAGTGGACGGTACCGCGCGTAAAGCCGATCTGTTGAGCATGGCATTGGATGCCGGAACATTTGCGTCACTGGTCATAGCCGCTGGCGTCATCACGGAACACCCTGTGCTGGCTGCAGCATTACTGACTATTTCTGCTATCCAACTGGCGCTATTGGTAAAACGTGAACGGCAGAAGGAAGCACCACTGATTCCGCTAGATCTACTCAGTTCCAATTCATTCCGTATTTCGGTTATTGCATCCGTGCTTTCCTTTGCCGGGCTAACTGCAGGCTTGGTAGCGCTGCCCTTCTACCTGCAGCATGGCCTCGGACAAGGGGTGCTGGAGACAGGCCTCTATATGATTCCCTGGCCTTTAACAGTCGCCCTGTTCGCTCCGCTAGCGAGCCGCCTAGCAAACCGATGTTCGACTGCCTGGCTCTGCTCCGTGGGTGGAGTTTGTCTTGCCACAGGATTAACAGGGGCTGCACTTTGGCCTCTGCGGGAAAATCTAATCATCCTTGTGCCGCTGACCATGCTCTGCGGTGTCGGGTTCAGCCTCTTCAACGTGGCCAACAACCGCAACATGTTCCTCGCGGCGCCAAAGAGTCGGAGTGGTGCGGCTGGGGGCATGCAGGGTACCGCTCGCCTACTCGGGCAAACGGCTGGTGCTGTCATCATGACATTGCTCTTTAACCTGCTTCCCGCCGACTCTGCGCCTCAATTTGCCCTTTGCGCGGGAGCCTCATTGAACTTACTCGCTGCCCTTATAAGCACACTGCAAGGCATGCCTAGAGCATCAGTTTCTAACTAA
- a CDS encoding NAD(P)H-dependent oxidoreductase, whose amino-acid sequence MMSKRVLVVLGHPSSESFCAALSESYAEAARSAGHDVRVLRLDALSFDPVLRSGYRQAQPLEPDLLRAQADITWAEHLAFIYPIWWGGIPALMKGFFDRVFLPGFAFQYRAGKAFPEQLLKGRTAHLLVTMDTPPWYYRWVYRMPGLHQVRKTTLQFCGIRTLRTLMFGPLLGSSARRRGTWLELARSIAS is encoded by the coding sequence ATGATGAGCAAACGAGTACTAGTGGTGCTGGGGCACCCGTCAAGCGAGAGTTTCTGCGCAGCGCTGAGCGAGAGTTATGCCGAGGCGGCCAGAAGTGCCGGCCATGATGTAAGGGTGTTACGGCTTGATGCCTTGAGCTTCGACCCGGTGCTGCGCAGCGGCTACCGGCAAGCGCAGCCACTGGAACCCGACCTGCTCAGGGCCCAGGCCGACATCACCTGGGCCGAGCACCTGGCCTTTATCTACCCCATTTGGTGGGGCGGCATCCCTGCATTGATGAAAGGCTTTTTCGACCGCGTGTTCCTGCCCGGTTTCGCCTTTCAGTACAGGGCGGGCAAGGCCTTCCCCGAACAATTGCTCAAGGGGCGAACAGCGCATCTGCTGGTGACGATGGATACACCGCCGTGGTACTACCGCTGGGTGTATCGCATGCCTGGCCTTCACCAAGTGCGCAAGACCACGTTGCAGTTCTGCGGTATCAGAACGCTGCGTACCCTGATGTTCGGGCCGCTGCTCGGCTCCAGCGCGCGGCGGCGTGGAACCTGGCTCGAACTGGCACGAAGCATCGCCAGCTGA